The Apodemus sylvaticus chromosome 4, mApoSyl1.1, whole genome shotgun sequence nucleotide sequence TGGCCTTGATCTCTCCCACCTTTCTCAATTAGCGGGGGCGAGCAGGGCAGGAGGTATTGGAAGAGATTCAGGACAGTCTGTCAGAAATAGAACGGTGTAATAGGACCGGTGTGGTCAAAAAGAGAAAAGGGTGCACCCAAGGAAAAAGGCCCTTCCAAGGACTCTATATCTGTGGAAGTgacaggggcaggggtgggagggtaATACGCCCTGGGAGAGAAAAGTGAAGCAGAAATAtagaaaggtaaaagaaaaactAATCGGTAATAGAAGCCACCAACAGAGGAGACTGTGGCTAGTTAGCTCCGCCCTGCAAATTAaggtgggggggggttggggggggggaagttccaggtggaacaaaaggaaagaggatttgcatagtaGTCAACTAAGAGGGAATGCTCTGCAGTTAAGAACCATGGGAACTTTAAGTAAGAAGTTCTCATGCCTGTTTTTAAAGCGACAGGCACCTTATTACTCTGCCTGGTTAATTAAGCCCGtttggaaaagaaagacaggagagggtTGCTATATCCTAGCCTCAGGCGCTTGAGACAAACAGAATCTGAAGATTTCCCACagcaaaaaagaaattcaggctcTCCTAGGCAAGTTAGAGGCCGCggtacttaaaaagaaaaagagattcaAAGACAAAGGTAAATTCCCGCCAAGGCAGCAGGGTGTCATTCCCGTATGCCAGCCCCGCCTCCTTACCAGAAAGGCATTTCCTCAGCGcacccttccccccttctcctcctgtgttcctttagcccagaagtttgggggCAGGGGCGGGCTGGCCCAGGCGAAACCTCTAGCTGGAGGAAACCATTTCAGAGCTCCCATAGGGAGGAAGAGCTTGCTTTAATAGgtctcttaaaggagctacgagatttaaaagaaaattttaaaaggtattttaaatCTTCCACGCaaggctggatcacacctgaggaatttatgcagcctacccgagctaaattctctagagaaaaatttattctttataagtcaGGGACAGTTAAAACGGCcggacaaagaaattcctgggctctcctcccctcctacctctctccacatggccaaGATACCTggtctcacattttttaaacctttctctctttttgtaaacttaatatgggttaaaaaagcaagacactatacaataactatcagtggttgccactatctatttccttccttctctagcagaactcccagaagaaaaagaagacaaggagttaactcttaaataagagaaaaagcagatttcaaagaaaagcagtttttccatgtacaggacatggtatcaaatagTATAATAATAGTTAtactaataataatagtaatgatagtaataataataataatggttaaaagctaattttaaaactctccaagaaacagaagaaaatgggagacgtcccattttctctctgaatccttatggagatattcttagttctggttaaggtatttgaGATCTATTTGGgccatcaagttccatttctatctgttgcctatctttggtgcaccaaacttgtctatatgtgtgtcaattcatgttgtttgagtgctgaatgattgttgtgtttatgttatgtgttaaaaagaaaaaataaaatggtaaaaaaaggCGTGAtctactggcagtcctgccagtctgcaatttacacagaagaagatgattaaaggtgcttcacattcttaactatgagttaaacatagctggagaaaaaaagctacttttaagaggccaacagcctcaaacttaatggttaattctcctggaaaaagtttctaccatggtgatggttgggttcaaggtgttttattcccctggaattacagctagaaaaatatatatgtacttggtttaaattaatgagatttgtgtaattgcttcatctttatttctaattggtcttaaaggtacaaatgttttacatgccttgactatcgggtattgactcataagttcttggacatgatttaaaaaatataatgagggTAACAAAATGTAagtttaaaactaacaatttaaggttaaagctatcttaagcaacacgtggaaagacagaagccaagaaatacaggtctctaaggtattcttaaattgacataatgttttatgtgattcttatcctagaactcagacttataagaaataagacttaaagtaatgtctcttcaataagttacattgtcatacaatcaaacacacaagctgatagacaaactgtgcaatatgaaaataatatgtttgctattattttaaggagaaaagagtatttaaaactgggttttgcctTCAAAAAATTGCagctatgctttgatattacaggtgacttttgttatttgaccttcatatagtggggtctggttacaggctgcTCCTTGCAAGATTCATGGGTATaagtctggccttatcttacagacttcacctagagagttatggccaaaacaacatttttaacagattcatacagatgtggttcaaaacaaagttttaaacttagacccataaaacattaataaggctctatagaaattataaaggcattaaaattcggccttagattcaccccaaatattaacacaggaggctagagtagccTTCAAAAGAATAGAACAAGGGTTACAAGACACAGTATTGTttcactacaaagaaagagagaaaattgctttatacattttgtctaccttttggcagcctacaggcctgctttgGCAGGAAGGTCACCTGTTGTGGGTgcatcctagagcctcaccagcaaaatctattgatcattatCCTACTGCagttgctaaattggcccttctagggaTACAACAATTTCTACAATTTTTTGGGAAAAATCCTGCATCACTGGTCGTTCCCTATACTGCCTCCCAGGTGCAGGTCTTGTGTGGGacgattgatgactgggccatattgcgctgctgttttgatggattaatagataatcattatctcAGACATcctatgctttcattttttaaggaacatcctgtAGTGTTTCCTAAAGTAACTGCCCAAGCACCCTTGCCGGGTGTCCCCAATATATTTAGAGACGGATctaaaacaggctgtggagctttTATGATCGAGCACAATAAgcccgttttgtgccaatatctGCCTGGCcccccacaggtggttgagttacaaattgtgttagaagttttcaaaaaatgttcctttccatttaatttactttcggattcatcctatgtggtaaatgctgttaagatattagaagtagctggctcCATAAAACCTACTAGTACAGTAAGTCAACTTATGAAGGAATTACaaaaaattatctggtccagggattcaaaattttttatacaacatattagagcccattctggtctgccaggcccgctgaataagggcaatgaccttgttgatcgaagcaccagaatggaatatgcccttatggcctcatccctggaagctgcacgaaaatttcatcaacaatttcatgtttcagctaggatattacaacaaaaattctATCCTTCTCGTGCAGATGCACAACAGATCGTGCTGGAGTGCCAACTATGTATAGTTTTTCACCATCCTCCGGGTCTAAGAGTTAATCCAAAAGTCCTATTGTCCCTAAAATTATGACAGATAGAGATGACTCATATATCTAAGTTTAGAACtttaaagtatgttcatgtctctgtggatacatgctctggcattatccATGCTACTACTATGAGTAGAGAGAAGGCTCGCAATGTAATTAGACATTGCCTTAAAGCATGCgctgcctgggggcagccttgtcagttaaaaacagataatggtccAGTTTATGTTGCTCAGTCATTCCAGTctttctacaaacaaataaacgaaCAGTTAATTCATGGCCTTCTTTGCAACCCCCAAGGTCAGGGCATTATAGAGCACGCCCACCGCACTCTCAAATCttacataattaaacaaaaaggggggATCGAGGAGGCTCTGCTCCCGGTACCAAGAGTAGCTGTTTCCATGGCACTCTTTACTCTTAATTTTCTAAATCTTGATGACCAGGGCCATACTGCTGCTGACCGACACTGTTCAGAAACTGccaggccaaaagaaatggtaaaatggaaaaatatattgCCCAATTTATGAGTTGGCACAAATCCCTTCATAACGAGAtctaggggagctgtttgtgttttcccacaggaccGGAACGATCCCATTTGGGTGCCAGAACAACTGACACGAAAAGTGATACTTCAAAAGagcagagaagatgctgagatTCCAGTACTCAGGGATGCTGAGCCGGATACTTTGTCTCCCCCTAGTGTtgacagagaagctcacacttTGGGCCATAGCAAAAGCCTGGCCCATACCACTCCCTGTTCATTATAACTCCACCCTGCTGCCTACATTGTTTTCCACTTCTTGTGACAATGGTCTCCCATGAATTAAGCCGACGGGAGAACCTGCGTCTTTGTATACAGCCTCAAATTATTCGCTCTCAGGAACCTTATGTTTTACGGTTAAAAATAGCTCTTTGCCATGCATATGGATGGGCAATGGCACCTTGGGCCATTGGATAGATCCTCTCAAGGATTATCAAGCCTCCCCAGGCATCTTGGCAGTGACACTTTCAGAAGTTGGTCAAGGAGCTGCAAAAGGAGATGGAGGTAGACGCAGTTCTTCTAATATTAACGTAACTACCCTTTTATTTCTACATAATGGCCTTAGACCAGGAGAACCGGGAATTGTTTACACTCAGCAGTTTTTCCCTCAAAAGATACTACTGCCTAATTGCATGCCTTTTGTGAATTTCCCTCCACAGACGACACAATGCCAATCACCTTCCTCTAGAGATAGGTCAATTATCCCAGGATTTAGTTTCTCTCCACCTGTAGGACAATATAGGTTTACTTGGAATCATACGGGAGTGCAGAATacatggccatggtatgattgGATCTTGGCTAATTAtcaaaatgcttttacctcaTTAACTCCTCTTGCTCGCCTTAAGGgagaagaatttttcctttataatatatCTGCTGTTAGGAACGTTAAaagaagggcagtcagacttcttaataTATCCATAAACTTACTTTTGCAAAACGTGAGTTATTCCCCTGCcccggtttgcctcaaaccaccctttttcttccttattagtacTGATGTGTCTAGTGATcacctagattgtaacagtacccatacacaatgctatctatcagaatgttgggatggcggcaacgatactgccttggtagttcacctacccatgtttgtgcccattccagttatagaagacccagacactttccctgtaggacaattgttccatgtcaagagagattttggtattactgctgccattattacagccattactatatctgcagcagccgctgctactgctgcagttgccatggcgtctcaagtgcagactgcagaggtagtgaatagtatagttgagcaGTCTGCAGGAGCCTTACAAACCCAAAATCAATATACTTCCCATTTAGAAActggaatacgacttttgaatcagGGAGTAGATATTGTACAAGAAGAAActgatgcacttgtaacaattgtgcaggtatcttgcgttaaacataccccaggattgtgtattactccccttcaggtaaatatgacagttctaaaagaaagtcagtacaatatcagtgaattccccagaggaaattggtctcttgagggagaattattaaACAAACAtcttgtatttcagatagctttGCTTAATGCCACAATactgaagccaatcaccatggaggacctgaccttgtggatctccagtgccttttcttggaacaaagagtgggctgggttgttagctatagccgcccttatgtgcctagcagccttcatctgcctttggtgcttctgccaTATTAGACGAGATCATGCAGCTCATAGAGCTGTAGTTTTTCAGGCTCTTGCAGCTATGGACACTCAGAAAGACGTCTCGGTGTGGCTGGCCTCTCTATAATCTTAGAAGCcttcgctccagggtacactgagcatatagtACTATACAAACTATGTAGTGAgacaccctttgttcttctctgttacaagatggcgctggccacatacTGCTGCCTAGTGGTAAATCAATGGAACACATATGCAGAGTactgcattccttatctcacttacatgctaatgaagaactcactgagttcacctatgagaatatgGCTGGTCATCTCTCTGGGCAAATGTGGCTATCAATTCGACTCGAGTGGACCTGTcgctgacagagggactctcttcctggaccacttcagcctttcttactttaaggagtgggtgggggtgagtcTATTTGGCGCAGTCTTAAGCTGTGGATGCGTGTTCATGCTTTGACCGGTCTGCAAACTCAGATCTCAACAAAGACGTGACAAGCTTGtgattgctcaagcacttgcGGCTATTAATCAAGGCAcctccccagagatctggttatCCATGTTAAAATAATCCTACAAGCACTGGACTGCTCGGCTCTAGCACTCCTAGAGGTTAGAATCATTGCACAGGGATGAGTGAGTAAGTCGTTCACTCTGATGGATTGTCGGGCTAAGCACCGCATAAGGGTTGTTCAGAGATTTAGACACTCTTAGAAGACAAGTCGAATTACATGAGGGTTGCGTATCCAAGTGTCCCTCCCCTAGGAAAAACCGCACAAGTGCAGGTCAGAACAACCCTGGGAGAAGGAACCTAAGGGTTTTTTCTGTACGTGGTGCTCTTACTGACCTTACTAGGGATTCGACCTCTACCTTCATCCATTACAGAGTGGcttgcattttttaataaaacaataagGGTGAGGTGTGGAAAGCCGAGGCTGTATTCGCCATTACGAGATGGCaccggcttccactgtgccagctccgCTTTCTTAGTGGACAAGCTATCTGCCCAAGTGCAAGAGTATCTTCGCACTAGATCTCTGCCTGTCCCGGGGCATTCaaatgaggtcatgagtaaacagccaatcaggtgtgtacatgccacgccaaggggtatataaacaGTGTCCATCTTGGGCACAGGGTCTTCCTCCACGAAAAGCATCAAATAaaggcttggctgcagaaggatcctagtgtccTGCGTGCGTTCTTGCTGGTGAGAAGAAAAGCGCGGGACAggcccccttacctccttcctctgaagctatctgttttaggcacctcctgcagtcttctggtttttccttgactgccaGCAGACTTTTTGATgggtctggagtctgttgcttctggccacttaacttttttctcttttgtagtcctcttttattaaatactctctctgccactatcactaaatctctcaaacacctttccctaacctctaaaccctctgcaggttttttttaaatatgctgcctaattaataaaagctagatcaacaactgtctttgcttctgctttctgtggggtgtgttttaattacaaaatccacattattcattgatacaatttagctaacaagaatagttatccaggatcagaaacttgaacaccaaaaaGTAAGACTAGAGAATGCAGATATTCCTGATGTATGGTCAAATCTTTGAAGTTCAGATGCCACtttaaaaaatctgttcaaattaacatcctggcacctagaattagtttccaagttgcccctcaacaaaacctgagcctagcttcactctctaagccaatctccaataagaccagcatcttcaatttacaccctcaacaagaccaggttattccaccaacacacctgtacccccagattacaaaaccaccccctgcctaatgaccaccaatgcagaggggaacagaagatAAGTTtattttagccaggtggtggtggagcacgcctttaatcccagcacttgggaggaggaggcaagcagatatctgagttcgaggccagcctggtctacaaagtgagttccaggacatccaggactacacatagaaaccctgtcttggaggaacagggagggggaatagggcttataagacttgcggggagtggggacccagaaaaggggaaatcatttgaaatgtaaataaagaatacatcaaataaaaaaagaaagaaagaaataactccccaaaagatcaactctgaagATAAAGAGGTgccctgaaaatgatattcaagagacagaggcagaagaacctaaactgaagtggtaccctaggatacacaGTAGGGCTGTTCTGGAAAATAGGTCTATTTGaattgatgtcattcttcataaataaattaatatctaaaacaaacaaacaggcaaacattaaatgaaagaaaaaaacaatgacagaggttgagcaattatttaaaaaaaaaagttgagctatctgtaccatggagctgaggctgctccacagccctctgtgcacaggtcccaccagaagagagctgggctcccgggagttctggcacaggcttacaggaccacagggggtacaagctccagtcagaaacacagaaacaacagaactatGTAACACCAAAagtaacaagatggcaaaaggcaagcacaagaaccctaccaacaaaaaccaaggctacttggcatcatcagaagccagttctcccaccacagcatgtCCTGGGTAACTGAATATACGAcagagcaagatttgaatttaaaatcacattgcatggtgctgatagaggacttcaagaccaactcactgataagtggatattagcctagaagatcagaatacccaagatagaattcacagaccacatgaagctcaagaagaaagaagacgaaagtgtggatactttgatgcTTCTTacaaggggtacaaaatacccatgggaagaaatacaaagtgtggagcagagagtaaaagaatggatatccatagactgccccacctgtggatccatcccatatgcagttaacaaacccaggcactattgtggatgccaataagtgcttgctgacaggagccagatataactctccgttgagaggctttgccagtgcctgacaaatacagagggggatgcacacagccaaccattgaacggGGCAAGggtttcaatggaggaactagagaaaggacccaaggagctgaaggtgtttgcaaccccataggatgagcaacaatatgaaccaaacagtaagcccagagttctcagggacttaagcacaaatgagagagtacacatggaagaaacaatgactccagccacatgggtaacagaggacaccctgaacagacatcaatgagaggagagacccttggacccttgaaggctcattgccttAGGGTACccctaccaggtcagggaagctggagtgggtgggttagtgagcagagggagggggatgggatagagctttgcagaggggaaatgagCAAAGGGGACCTTTCAAacgaaaatcaagaaaatatttaattaaaattgaaaaacaaataaataatggcaaaaaagccagaacacaaaaccAGGGTTTACTCACTCTGCTGCAATCCACACTGTAAGCCAATGTTTTAAGATGGTTCACATGAAAATGtactccatctaccagcttctggCAGTCATGCAGGAGCCACTCCTATAATGTTTCATAAAGCAGAATATTTGAACCAGGACATTGACTATTTGCAgtaaatatttacatgtaatgctgtttgggcagaaaacacacacacacacacacacacacatacacacacacacacacacacatatgctactAATGCACTACTTTCCATGCAGGAggctagcatgactgtcctctcagaggctctaccaacagctaactgaaatgcagttacagctaagTATTGGATTGTAGTAGGGGAACCCTATGGACGAGATAggcgaaggattaaaggaactaaaggagatggcaactctaaaaaGATGACCAGTATCACATAATCTGGACCTTGGGAGGCcatcagagactaagccaccaaccagagagcatacatgaacttgtctgatgccccaagcacaaatgaagtacaggcataccttgtctggcctcagtggaagaggatgtgcctaatcctatagagacttaatgccccagggagggggaatgcatggggagcaccctctcaaaggcaaaggagatgggggagggctgaaaaactgtgaggggagcactgcagtgaggcagaatttcagataaaaattaataaaataaaaattgaaaaaaggagaatccagccaggtggtggtgcgacacaccttgaatcccagcacttgggaggcagagacaggcagatttctgagtttgaggccagcctggtctacaaagtgagttccaggacagccagggctacacagagaaaccctgtctcataaaaccagaaagacacacacacacacacacacacacacacaaacacacacacacacccataaagacagggggggggagagagagagagagagagagagagagagagagagagagagagagagagagagagagagagagagagagaagcatttaTTATATTccagaaccactgttctaattGGTTCTGAAGAAGGGTTTCCTCggagggaagtacaagactaccaccacacaaattgggaggagtgatcaAAAGGTCTGTGCTCctgattggaataacacacaggaaagaagaaaaccatcttcagagttttggagctctgattcctgaccaccatacaggagctcttccacatgacctccatttggtgaacactcagactcctgaccagttaaggaaaacatcccttccctgatcaggtttatggcagaaatcaATGTAAAAccagcacaggagtaaataatagctttgcagagattgacatgataccttcatttatggaagtctgaagtCTCAGTAAGCAAAGTACACTGGTGATGGCTATTATTGTCCagactacctgtggactcatgtaacatataaaatggagggctcatcttttaaaagcttgttttgattaaattgaaatagattgatccagttcaaacacagattcttagggtagaaaatcacacacctttaatctgagtcttcaggcaggaaaacaaacacctttaatccagaagtTGAGACTTGAAGACACACCCTTAATAGGGCCacgccttctactggaggcctatataagcatatgaagaaggagacttcctgtctttgcctgcctgctctcatcttactagcaagcccatttcttcactggcattagactctacttcagaataccagcatatactgaagaaaacctgagacttcaaacctcgtggactaagtaagtactgactgtagtcattgttatattagttgaatttatgttattctcatatatcctctttctatttatataaaggaattaattctgtattttcaataaacacacacagatatacactcagagagagagagagaaagagagagagaagacagagaggggtgaagagagacacagagaaccagagagagttacacagagacacagagagaaaaacagcagagagaaagaatttaggagaaatctaaaataaaatctaaagagtatATGTAATTGTATGCATCAGGATGAAGAGtcaataaatgctagttcttCATTTCAGATCAACGTTAACCTCCAAACTACCTCCAACAGAAATGTCAGCGGGCATGGAAGCCAAGAgctggggctccacacagatcagagtaaaaaacatctgctatgagtggaccattagcaacatctcattttgcatggatggaattcagaaagagaatagaagcccagagttctcatcAGAGGCCAATGAGGAAGCGGCATGGTGTTTGACAGTATACCCAAATGGagttgataaagaaagcaaagattacctgtcagttgacctgggattgctcagctgtcccgtgtgcccagtttgggcaacgtttgagttctggatcataaattcccaaggagagaaatgtcaaagtaggaAGAACCCCAGTGTTGTAAGCTTTTGGCAATACCAACACAAGGGATTCAAAGACTTCATCCTTCtagatttcctcctctcccatcatcATTTccttctccctgaagaccagctcaccatctgctgcaaggtgagcatagcgGGAACCATCTTTAGCGTGCCTGGACagaacatgacacctgcaatcaaggatccAAGGCATGTATTGGCAGAGGACCTAGGGGAGCTTTGGGAGAATTCCATCTTCACAGACTGCTCCCCATTGGTAGGTGGccatgaattcagggctcacaaggccatcctagcagctcgctctccagttttcagagccatgtttgaacatgaaatgcaggagagactaaaAAACCTCATTGAGATTCATGACTTGGAACCCCAAGTCTTCCAGGAGATGATGGGCTTCATCTACACAGGGAAGGCACCAAACCTCAAAAGCTACTCCATGGCTGCTGgtgtgctggcagctgctgacaggtGTGGCCTGGAGGGCTTGAAGGCCATGTGTGAAgatgccctctgcaggatcctctctgtggagaatgctgcatacactctcatcctggctgacctccacagaaCACAGTGGatgaagactcaggccctggatttcattacagattttgcctatgagatctctaagacctcagggtggaagtcattggtggagtcacatccccccttggtggctgaagctttctgctccctggctcctgcacagtgtccttctttggagccatgatttaaatgcctaaagtgatctcagaagatggacagctgtgACTTGCACCTCTtttgcaacagcaacaaccagttttgttaccaatgacttctgcttagacaatggtattgagggagcatttgcactttatcaggggaatggcagcatggtgtctcaggatttaaaacacctgcaatatattatacatactgaaatggtaggtgagcaataggcagcact carries:
- the LOC127683030 gene encoding TD and POZ domain-containing protein 1-like, which produces MSAGMEAKSWGSTQIRVKNICYEWTISNISFCMDGIQKENRSPEFSSEANEEAAWCLTVYPNGVDKESKDYLSVDLGLLSCPVCPVWATFEFWIINSQGEKCQSRKNPSVVSFWQYQHKGFKDFILLDFLLSHHHFLLPEDQLTICCKVSIAGTIFSVPGQNMTPAIKDPRHVLAEDLGELWENSIFTDCSPLVGGHEFRAHKAILAARSPVFRAMFEHEMQERLKNLIEIHDLEPQVFQEMMGFIYTGKAPNLKSYSMAAGVLAAADRCGLEGLKAMCEDALCRILSVENAAYTLILADLHRTQWMKTQALDFITDFAYEISKTSGWKSLVESHPPLVAEAFCSLAPAQCPSLEP
- the LOC127683599 gene encoding uncharacterized protein LOC127683599, yielding MGNGTLGHWIDPLKDYQASPGILAVTLSEVGQGAAKGDGGRRSSSNINVTTLLFLHNGLRPGEPGIVYTQQFFPQKILLPNCMPFVNFPPQTTQCQSPSSRDRSIIPGFSFSPPVGQYRFTWNHTGVQNTWPWYDWILANYQNAFTSLTPLARLKGEEFFLYNISAVRNVKRRAVRLLNISINLLLQNVSYSPAPVCLKPPFFFLISTDVSSDHLDCNSTHTQCYLSECWDGGNDTALVVHLPMFVPIPVIEDPDTFPVGQLFHVKRDFGITAAIITAITISAAAAATAAVAMASQVQTAEVVNSIVEQSAGALQTQNQYTSHLETGIRLLNQGVDIVQEETDALWTSYLPKCKSIFALDLCLSRGIQMRS